CAGGTCGATCAGGAGATTGATCACCTGGGCCTGGATCGAGACGTCGAGCGCCGATACCGGCTCGTCGCATACGATCAGGCTTGGTCCGAGCGACAGTGCGCGGGCGATGCAGATGCGCTGCCGTTGCCCGCCGGAGAACTGGTGCGGATAGTTCTTCATCTGGTCCGGTCTCAAGCCGACCTGCTGGAACAGTTCGGCGACCCGTTCCTGCTTCTGGCGGCCCGACGCCAGCCCGTGCACGCTGAGCGGCTCGCCGACGATATCGCCGGCCGTCATGCGCGGGTTCAGCGATGCGAACGGGTCCTGGAACACGATCTGCATCGAACGCCGGTGCGGACGTAGGTCCGTCTTGCCGAGGTGGGTAACATCGACGCCATTGAGGCGGATGCTGCCGCTGGTCGGCTCGACCAGCCGCAGCACGCTGCGCGCCACCGTCGATTTGCCGCATCCGGATTCGCCGACCATCCCCAGCGTTTCGCCGACCCCGACCGAAAAGCTGACGCCGTCGACGGCATGCACCGTGCCGACGCGGCGGCGCAGGATACCGCCCCGCACCGCGTAATGCTTGACGAGGTCGGTGACCTCGAGCAGGGGACGCGCATCGGTCATAGCGGCACCGCCGTTTCCGCCGCGCGCCAGCACGCCGCAAAATGGTTGTCGCCCCAGTCCTGCAACGGCGGATATTCGGCGCGGCAACGGTCGATCGCCAGGGCGCAGCGCGGCGCGAAGGCGCAACCCGCCGGCAGGTTGGTCAGTGACGGCACCATGCCGGGAATTTCCACCAGCCGGGCGTCGTTCTTCGAGCCGAGCGCAATCACGGCCGGCATCGATGCCATCAGGCCGCGGGTGTAGGGATGCTTGGGGTTCTCGAACAGCGCCTCGACGGTGGCCTCCTCGACCTTCTTGCCGGCATACATGACGATGACGCGCTGCGCCGTCTGCGCCACCACGCCGAGATCGTGCGTGATCAGGAGCAGGCCGGTGCCGAGTTCCTTCTGCAGTTCGACGATCAGCGCCAGGATCTGGGCCTGGATGGTGACGTCGAGCGCGGTGGTCGGCTCGTCGGCGATCAATAGCGCCGGCCGGCATGCCAGCGCCATCGCGATCATCGCGCGCTGGCGCATGCCGCCGGAAAGCTGATGCGGATACTCGGTCGCCCTTCGCTCCGGTTCCGGAATCCGGACCAGGCGCAGCATTTCGACGGCCTTGGCCCAGGCTTCCTTGCGGGTCGTGTTCCGATGCAGGCGCACCGCTTCGGTGATCTGGTCGCCGATCCGCATCACCGGGTTGAGCGAGGTCATCGGCTCCTGGAAGATCATCGAGATGCGGTTGCCCCGGATCGCGCGCATCGCGGCATCGTCCAGATCGAGCAGATCGGTTCCTTCCAGCGTCACCGAGCCGCCGACAATGCGGCCGGGCGGATCGGGGACCAGCCGCATCACCGACAGCGCGGTTACGCTCTTGCCGCAGCCGGACTCGCCGACGATCGCCAGCGTCTCGCCGCGGCGGACGCTGAAGGAGACGTCGTCGACCGCCTTGAACAGTCCGGAGTTCGTGAAGAACACCGTCTGCAGGTTCTTCACGTCGAGAACCGCCTCTTCCGCTTGCATCCCGGTCATCAGCCGCGCTGCCTCGGATCGAGAATGTCGCGCAGCGCGTCGCCGAACAGATTGGTGCCGAACACCGCGAGGCTGATGGCGATTCCCGGGAAGATCACCAGCCACGGCGCGGTGCGGACATATTCCGCCGCCGATTCGGACAGCATGCGTCCCCACGACGGGTAGGGTTCGGGAATACCGAGGCCGAGAAACGACAGCGAGGCCTCGGTGAGGATGGTGGAACCGAGCTGTGCGGTGGCCAGCACGATCAGCGGCGCCAGCGTGTTGGGCAGCACATGGCGTATCGCGATGCGTGTTTCGCTCATCCCGATCGATTTGGCGGCTTCGACGAACGGCAGCTCGCGCAGCGCCAGCGTATTGGCGCGGATCACGCGGGAAACGGTCGGGATCAGCGGGATCGCGATCGCGAGGATCACGTTGGGAAGCGACGGTCCCAGCGCCGCCGTCATGACGAGGGCGAGAACCAGGAGTGGCAGGGCCTGCAGGATGTCGGTCACCCGCTGGAACACCAGATCGACCCAGCCCGACAAATAGCCGGACACGAGCCCGACCAGTACGCCGATCGACGATCCCAGCGCCGTCGAGCCGATACCCACGGCGAGCGATATGCGCGCGCCGTGTACGATCCGGCTCCAGACGTCGCGGCCGAACGAGTCGGTTCCCAGCCAGTGCTGCGCGCTGGGGGCCGCCAGGCGATGCGCGGAATCGACGCTGAGCGGATCAAAGCGGCAGATCAGGTCGGCCGCCGCCGCCACCCACACGAATGTCAGCATGATGAACAGGCCGATGGTGCCGAGCAGGTACCGCTGCCCGAGGAACGCCAGCCGGCGCCAGCCATGCGTCGCGTGGGCGCCGGCCCGCCTCAGTTCGCTGTCGTAGTTGATCACGGCCAAGCGGCGTCTCCAAATCTTCCCAAAAGTCAGTCGGTATACCGGATGCGTGGATCGATCGCGGCGTAGAGCATGTCGACGGTGAAGTTGGCGACCACGACCACGACCGCGATCAGCATCACGAGGTTCTGCACGATCGGATAGTCGCGCCAGCGCAGCGCCTCGACCAGGAAGCGGGCGACGCCGGGAATATTGAATACTGTTTCGGTGACGATCAATCCGCCGATCAGGAACGCGGCCTCGATGCCGATCACGGTGATGACAGGAAGGATGGCGTTCTTGAGCGCGTGATGATAGTTCACCGCCGTTTCGGAAGCGCCCTTGGCGCGCGCGGTGCGGATGTAATCCTGCCGCAGGATTTCGAGCATCGAGGAGCGGGTAATTCGCATGGTCAGCGCGGCGCTGCGAAAGCCGACCGCCATCGCCGGCACGCAATAGATCGCGAAGGCCTCGGTCCACGTTGCCGGGTTCGGGTTGAAGATCGGCATCGATCCGAACAGCGAGACCGACGCCATCAGGATCAACAGGCCGAGCCAGAATGACGGCAGCGACAGGCCGCTCAGGCTGACGACGCGCAGGGCATAATCGAGCCGCGTGCCCTGATGGACCGCGCTGATGACGCCCAAGGGAATGCCGATCGAGGCGGAGAACAACAGCGCGAGGCCGGCCAGCCGCGCGGTGATCGGAATTCGCGGCAGGATCTCCTGCAGCGCCGGCTTCTCGGAAACGTAGGAGTAGCCGAGGTCGCCATGCAGAAGCCCGCCGATCCACTGCAGATACTGCACTGCAATCGGCTGGCTGAGGCCGAGCTCTTTTTCCAGGTTGGCCTTGTCGGCCTGGTCGACGAATCCCGCGGCGTCAAACAGGATGTCGACGATATTGCCCGGCACGACGCGCAGCAGCACGAAGATGATGACCGAGATCCCGAACAGGGTCACGAGCATCAAGGCGAGGCGCCGCACGATATAAGCAAACAACCTGGCTGCTCCTGTTAACGCGTATGAGTGGCTGCCAGCTTCTTCCGCTGACGGCGGATGCTACTTGTCCATCCACACATCCTCGTAGCGGTAGCCATTGTAGGAGCTGTTCACCATGATGGTGATGCCCTTGACATAGGGCTGCCAGCACGAACCGGCGTGGCTGTGGTAGACAATGGGACGGGCGACGTCCTCCTGAAGCTTCTTGTCGATTTCCCAGACCAGTTTCTTGCGCTTGGCGGCGTCGGCCTCCTGGGATTGCTGGTCGATCAGCTTCTCGATGTCCTTGTTGCAATAGTTGGTGTAGTTCCGCTCCGAACCGCAGGAATAGTTCTCGTAGAACGACTGGTCGGGATCGTCGACGGCATTGCCGGTCAGGTTGAGGCCGAGCGAATAGTCCTTGCGCGCGACTTTCGAGAACCAGTTGGCGGTCTCGACCACGTCAAGCTCGCCATCGATATAGATGCCCTTGAGCTGATCGATCAGGATCACGGCGGGGTCGCGATACTCGGCTATATTGCGCGTCGAGACCTTGACCGCGAGATGCTTGTCCGGGCCGTAGCCCGCCTTTTGCATCAGTTTTCGGGCTTCCTCGCGGTTGGCGTTCACGTCGGGGCCGTAGCCCGGTATCGTCTCCAGCATTTCCTTCGGCATGCCCCACAACCCCCCCGGCGCGGGAAGCATGGTGCCGCCGATATCGGCCTGACCCTGGAACATGATCGAAATGAACGCCTTGCGATCGAGTGCCAGCGCCATCGCACGCCGAATGTCCAGATTGTCGAACGGCGGCGACGACGAGTTGACAATGATATTGGTGCTGACATTGACCGGCTCGACCACGCATACCGCGTTCGGCGCCTGCGTTTTGACGTCCTTGAGAAGCGGGATCGATATCCCGGTCGGAAATGTCATATCGAACTTCCCGGCAATGAAGGCGAGAATGGCGGTCGACCGGTTGGTAATGATGGTGTACTCGATGCCGTCGAGATGCGGCAGGCCCTTCTTCCAGTAATCCGGATTGCGGGTGATCTTGATCGATTCGTTGGCCTTGAACTCGACGAACTTGAACGGACCGGTGCCGATAGGCTTGGTGCGCATGTCGCCGGGCGAAACATGGCAGGGATAAACCGGCGTATAGCCCGAGGCCAGCAACGCCAGCAGCGCCGGTTGCGGCCGCTTCAGGTTGAACGCGACCTCGAAGTCGCCGTTCGGCGTGATGTCGGCAACCTGATTGTACCAGGATTTGCGGGGGTTCTTGCGGAACTTCTGCTCGGACTTGCCCATCAGCATGTCGAATGTGCATTTGACGTCGGCGGACGTGAAAGGCTTGCCGTCGTGCCATTTGACGCCCTGCCTGAGCTTGAAATTGAGCGTCTTGCCGCCGTTGACCCAGGCCCAACTCTCCGCGAGATCGGGGACGATCGACTCCAGGCTGTTCTGCTTCACGTCCTGCTTGTACATGACGAGGTTGTTGAAAATGGGCATAAAGGGAATGTTGACTGAGTAGGTAGCCTCCTCGTGGATCGAGGCGCTGGCCGGACTGTCGCGGTGATAGACCTTCAGGATGCCGCCCTGCTTCGGCTCTCCAGCGAGCGCAGAACCAGAGACAGTCAGCAACGACGTCACGACGGCAGCAAGCGCACGCACGCTCCGCATGTTCCCCTCCCTCATATTTCAGCCTCATCGGGCCGATTGCGCGGGAGGTTACCCATGACGGTGCGTCCACGCAACCGGCAAGGCCGGGGCGGGCATCGATCCTTCGGATTAGATGTAATTCCGCGCGGCGGCTAAATCGATGGCGGGGCCATTGGTGCAGCGCGCAAGCGGGGTTGACCTGCCGGAGCCGGTCAAACCTCCAGTTTGTCGCCGCCCTTGAGGTCGAGAATCTCGCGGGCGTCGTCCGGGGGCGCCACTTGCGATCCGACCCGATCTCTTCAGCGGTTGAGCGCTACTTCCCTGAAGGCGGTTACGAGCGGCCTCTCCAGCTTTCCTTCCATGCTGCGAAGGATTTCATAGGCCTGTTCCCGGGGCATGGTCGGCTTGTAGCTGCGGTGTTCGATCAATGCCGCAAAGATATCGGAAATGGTCAATATCCGAACGATGTCGGAAATGCTGCTGCTACAAAGCGCGTCGGGATAACCGCTTCCATCGAGATACTCGTGGTGATGCCGCACTGCATCAAGGATCTCCGGGGAAATACCGGCATTCCCCTTCAACACGTCGTATCCAGCTGCGGGATGGGTTTCGACCAGCGCACGCTCCTGATCGTCGAGGCGCCCAGGCTTGTCCAGGACCGCGAGCGGAATCTTGGCCTTGCCAATGTCATGAAACATCGCGGCCGAATACAGCCGCTCGATGTCCGCTCTCGGCACGCCCAGGCTCAGTCCGAAATCGACAGCTATGCCCGTAACCAGGAGGCAGTGTTGATATGTGCCCTCGTGATGACGGCGAACCGTCTCGAGCCAGCTGGACAGCCCATCCTCGGCGATGCTGTCGGCAATCTTGCCGGCGGCGCCTTTCGCGCCTCTGATATCGATGGCCTTGCCGCTCAACACCGCCGAGAACATCGAAGACAGGGCGGTCGCACCGGCCATTGCGGCTTCGTGGGCACCCGGCAAAGCCTCGATGGAGATCGTCGGGGAATGATTGCCATCGATCAGTGCGGCCAACAAGCTTGCCTGATCGACGGGATTGACAAGTACGCGTGTCGCCCCAAGCGCATATGCCTGAACGGTGAACAAGCGCGCCTTGTGATCGATGATGAAGATGCGCTTGCGCAGGTGACTTGATCTTCCAAGCATTCCCTTGAGGGCCGCAATATTGTCAACGGCCCGCAAATCCGCCGTGACGACGACAGCGTCGGATTCGCTGCAGCGGGTGTTGGCGTCGCTCAGCAATTCGGATGTCACGGCGTAATGTTGCTCCAGCACGGCGCGGAGGTCCGTAAGCTTGCTAACGGTATCTGCGACAACATGGACGGGCATGGAACGTCAGATCTCACTTCTGTCTGTCGTCATCCAAGGTGACGATGATTGCAGTCATCGTGTAAGAAAACGCTCGAGTTCGGTGCATATCCGGTGGGCCAGATCTTCCGTGATTTCGAACCGTATTTCTTCGTCGGCGGTATTGACCTGCACGATGCCGCAAAGCGGTTGGGTCGATTTGGTCAAGACGAAGATCTCAGTAATCTTGTGTGGGTCGCTCATCTCAGGCTGACTCTTTGGTTGTTTGGGGTTTCAGAGGTCTCTTCTTGGCAAGCTTGTCCCGCTCCAGGAATTCGACACCGATCTGGTCACCGGCGACCCGCACCAGTTTGCAGCGGCGGAACGCGCTGCCCGTGGACGAAAGCAGCAGGAAAAATTCCTTGAGGTCCAATCCTTCGATGGACCCATCGATGCACAGGCGCGCGCCGGTCTGCGAAACGTCGATCATCACGCAGTCTCGCCGCCAAGTGCCGTCAATTCCCATGACATAAACATGGATGCCGCGTTCGAAATTGACGCGCTCGCTCTTTCTGTCTCCAAAAGCCATCTGCAAAATCCGATCGATAAAATCTCCTGGTCAGGCGCTCCTTGGATTTACTTTGCGGACCTGCGAAAACTCGCAGCGGTCGCGGGCGGGTCAGCTACTTAGCGCAGTATGGCCTCGCGTCTTTCCAATGGCCGCCTTGCAGCACTGCTATCCAAAATTGTCAGCGGGGGGCATCGTTGCCCTCGCTACGCTATGCAGCTCCAGCCGGAGCCGTATTCACAACTAGAACTCGACAATCTCTGTAGAATGCTCTCTAAAATACAACGTTCAGTAAATCGCCTGGATCATATCGATTACAGTCGCGCGAATTGTGAGAAGTAATTTGGTTTGCTCCCGGAGAATTTAGGCATGACATGCTCTCCGAAAAATCATCCGGGTACAAAATATCCTAGGATACACGCTTCGATGCGGCAGCAGGCCCTCGCCGATTTCCTGCGCAAGCATCGGGAGTCAATCAGCAAGCCGGTTGATGACAAACACGCCGGCGAAAGGAGACGAAGAACGGTCGGGCTTCGCCGCGAAGAAGTTGCCGAGATGGCCGCGATCAGTTCCACCTGGTACACGCGGCTGGAGCAGGGAAAAGAAGTAGCACCTTCCAGCGCTGCGCTCGGACGCATTGCCGACGTGCTGCAGTTGGCACCCGCAGAGCGGGCTTACCTTTTCGAATTGGGCCGACGAGTTGATCCGAACGATGCTTCGAACTTCGCCGATGATCTCGTCGGCAAAACAATCGAGAGCTGTGTCCGTTCCATCGCGTACCCGGCCTTTGTGCTCGACAGATATTGGACGATGCTGTTCTGGAATGACGAATTGGCGGAACTGTTCCCGCCATGGCTGAACGATCCGGAAAGGAATTTGCTGCGACTTATGTTTCTCAATTTGAATGCGAGAACGCTTGTCGTCGATTGGGAGCCTCGGGCGCGCAGCCTCCTGGCACAGTTCCGGGTTGATTTCGGCAAGTATATTGATGATCAGAAGATGCTTGATCTGGTCAGCAAGCTAAGCGAGGAGTCGGATCACTTTCGGAAATTGTGGCAAGAACAGCGGGTTCTGTCTTCGGACGGGATCGAAAAGTCATACAATCATCCCCAGTGGGGCCTGCTGAAATTTCGTCAAACAACCTTCCTGGCCGCCAGTGATTCCTCGATCAAGCTGGTCATCTTGAAGCCGTGCAATGAGGCTGCGATCACCTGCCTCGGGCGATGAGACTTGTCGTGGGACGTGTTATCCCAGGATAAGAAGGCAAGTGCACCCTATGCATTTTCCTAACCATAAAGCTCCACGAAGCGTTTAGACCATTCTGCGAAACTCTGTGTGAGATTCAGTCACAGGAAGCATCGATGCACCCGAGACGCTTCACACGAGTTCGGCCGACAGGCAGAAATGCCGATGTGGCCAAATTGATCGTTGGCCCGAAGGATCCCGTCATTGATTGCAGGGTCATAGACTATTCACCTGGCGGCGCGTGCCTCGAAGTGTTCGGACAGCCCAGATTGCCCAATCGATTTGAGCTGCTATTCGGCGGCACCAAGAAACGTTGCCGGATTGTCTGGAACTGCGGCCGCCGCCTTGGGGTTGCCTTCTGACAAAATTGCGTATCGCGTCGAAAGGCGGGGCTCAACGCCGCGCCTCTCGATCTGCACTCAATATATGCCGGTCACGAACACATGCAGCAGCGGCCACTTCCGCAGACGTCGGGTGCTGGGTTGGTGCTGCAGGCTTGACTGAACCGGTCAAACCTCCAGTTTGTCGCCGCCCTTCAGGTCGAGAATCTCGCGGGCCTCGTCCGGGGTCGCCACCTCAAGGCCGAGCCCCTCGATGATCTTGCGCGCGAGCGCGACCTGCTCGGCGTTCGAGGCCGCCATCCGTCCGGGCGCCGCCCACAGCGAATCCTCGAGCCCGACGCGGATGTTGCCGCCCATGGCGGCGGCCATCGCCGCGATCGGCAACTGGTTGCGGCCCGCGCCCAGCACCGACCACACCATCTTGTCGCCGAACAGCCGGTCGGCGGTGCGCTTCATGTGCAGCACATCTTCCGGATGCGCGCCGGTGCCGCCCTGCAGGCCGAACACGGTCTGCACGAACAAAGGCGGCTTCACCATGCCCTGCTCGAGGAAGTAGTTGAGGTTGTAGAGATGCGCGGTGTCGTAGCACTCGAATTCGAAGCGGGTGCCGGTCTCCGACAGCGTCTTCAGCACATATTCGATGTCCTGGAAGGTGTTGCGGAACACGATGTCCTTGTTCTGCAGATGCTTCAGTTCCCAGTCGTGCTCGAACTTTTTGAAACGGTTCAGCATGCCGAAAAAGGCGAAATTCATCGAGCCCATGTTCAGCGACGCGACTTCCGGCTTGTAGACCGCGGCGGGACGAACGCGCTCGTCCACCGTCATGGTCGGCGCGCCGCCGGTGGTGAGGTTGATCACGCAGTTCGAGCGCTGCTTGATGATTTTCAGGAACGGCGCAAAGGCCTCGGGGCTCTGGTCGGGCTGGCCGGTCTTGGGATTGCGCGCGTGCAGATGCACGATGGCCGCACCCGCTTCGGCGGCATCGACCGCGGCGTCGGCGATTTCCTGCGGCGTCACCGGCAGAGCCTTCGACATCGAGGGGGTGTGGATCGCGCCGGTCACGGCACAGGTGATGATGACTTTGCGGCTCATGTCTTGCTCACTTTCTTGGCAGTCGATACTTCAGGATTCGTCGTTCTGTCTGGCCTTGTGCGCGGCCAGCGCCGCCAGGCGTTCGTTGCGCCGCTGCGTCAGCGCGGCGATGCGCTCCGGCGTCGGCTGATGCGGCCATGCCGCGATCACCCGGTCCACATTCGGGCTTTGGTAGACTTCGGGACCGGCGCAGGCCGAGGCCAGCTCCTTGTAGAATCCGGTATAGCGCGCGCAATAATCGGGAATGCCGCCGGGCGCATTGAGCTCGATGGTCTCGAACGGTCCGAGAAACGACCAGCGCAGCCCGAGGCCGTCCTTGACGGTGTGATCGAGGTCTTCCGCGGAGATGTAGCCTTCGCCGACCAGACGAAAGGCTTCCGCCAGCAGCGCGCCCTGCAGCCGGTTCAGCACAAAGCCCGATATCTCGCGGTTGATCGTGACCGGCACCTGGCCGATCTCGCGATAGATTTTTCGCGCGCGGTCGATGGCGTCG
The sequence above is drawn from the Bradyrhizobium sediminis genome and encodes:
- a CDS encoding ABC transporter substrate-binding protein, with product MRSVRALAAVVTSLLTVSGSALAGEPKQGGILKVYHRDSPASASIHEEATYSVNIPFMPIFNNLVMYKQDVKQNSLESIVPDLAESWAWVNGGKTLNFKLRQGVKWHDGKPFTSADVKCTFDMLMGKSEQKFRKNPRKSWYNQVADITPNGDFEVAFNLKRPQPALLALLASGYTPVYPCHVSPGDMRTKPIGTGPFKFVEFKANESIKITRNPDYWKKGLPHLDGIEYTIITNRSTAILAFIAGKFDMTFPTGISIPLLKDVKTQAPNAVCVVEPVNVSTNIIVNSSSPPFDNLDIRRAMALALDRKAFISIMFQGQADIGGTMLPAPGGLWGMPKEMLETIPGYGPDVNANREEARKLMQKAGYGPDKHLAVKVSTRNIAEYRDPAVILIDQLKGIYIDGELDVVETANWFSKVARKDYSLGLNLTGNAVDDPDQSFYENYSCGSERNYTNYCNKDIEKLIDQQSQEADAAKRKKLVWEIDKKLQEDVARPIVYHSHAGSCWQPYVKGITIMVNSSYNGYRYEDVWMDK
- a CDS encoding ABC transporter ATP-binding protein — its product is MTDARPLLEVTDLVKHYAVRGGILRRRVGTVHAVDGVSFSVGVGETLGMVGESGCGKSTVARSVLRLVEPTSGSIRLNGVDVTHLGKTDLRPHRRSMQIVFQDPFASLNPRMTAGDIVGEPLSVHGLASGRQKQERVAELFQQVGLRPDQMKNYPHQFSGGQRQRICIARALSLGPSLIVCDEPVSALDVSIQAQVINLLIDLQRKHGFSYLFIAHDLAVVAHISHRVAVMYLGRIVEVAEKAELFANPRHPYTQALLSSVPVANPKTKRLKPLIDGDVPSPINPPSGCAFHTRCRYVMDRCKVERPVLAEAGTKHQVACFLNEGTGREAEIVLSTSSRP
- a CDS encoding PilZ domain-containing protein, whose protein sequence is MAFGDRKSERVNFERGIHVYVMGIDGTWRRDCVMIDVSQTGARLCIDGSIEGLDLKEFFLLLSSTGSAFRRCKLVRVAGDQIGVEFLERDKLAKKRPLKPQTTKESA
- a CDS encoding PilZ domain-containing protein — encoded protein: MHPRRFTRVRPTGRNADVAKLIVGPKDPVIDCRVIDYSPGGACLEVFGQPRLPNRFELLFGGTKKRCRIVWNCGRRLGVAF
- a CDS encoding helix-turn-helix transcriptional regulator, whose translation is MRQQALADFLRKHRESISKPVDDKHAGERRRRTVGLRREEVAEMAAISSTWYTRLEQGKEVAPSSAALGRIADVLQLAPAERAYLFELGRRVDPNDASNFADDLVGKTIESCVRSIAYPAFVLDRYWTMLFWNDELAELFPPWLNDPERNLLRLMFLNLNARTLVVDWEPRARSLLAQFRVDFGKYIDDQKMLDLVSKLSEESDHFRKLWQEQRVLSSDGIEKSYNHPQWGLLKFRQTTFLAASDSSIKLVILKPCNEAAITCLGR
- a CDS encoding HD-GYP domain-containing protein, whose amino-acid sequence is MPVHVVADTVSKLTDLRAVLEQHYAVTSELLSDANTRCSESDAVVVTADLRAVDNIAALKGMLGRSSHLRKRIFIIDHKARLFTVQAYALGATRVLVNPVDQASLLAALIDGNHSPTISIEALPGAHEAAMAGATALSSMFSAVLSGKAIDIRGAKGAAGKIADSIAEDGLSSWLETVRRHHEGTYQHCLLVTGIAVDFGLSLGVPRADIERLYSAAMFHDIGKAKIPLAVLDKPGRLDDQERALVETHPAAGYDVLKGNAGISPEILDAVRHHHEYLDGSGYPDALCSSSISDIVRILTISDIFAALIEHRSYKPTMPREQAYEILRSMEGKLERPLVTAFREVALNR
- a CDS encoding ABC transporter permease, whose translation is MFAYIVRRLALMLVTLFGISVIIFVLLRVVPGNIVDILFDAAGFVDQADKANLEKELGLSQPIAVQYLQWIGGLLHGDLGYSYVSEKPALQEILPRIPITARLAGLALLFSASIGIPLGVISAVHQGTRLDYALRVVSLSGLSLPSFWLGLLILMASVSLFGSMPIFNPNPATWTEAFAIYCVPAMAVGFRSAALTMRITRSSMLEILRQDYIRTARAKGASETAVNYHHALKNAILPVITVIGIEAAFLIGGLIVTETVFNIPGVARFLVEALRWRDYPIVQNLVMLIAVVVVVANFTVDMLYAAIDPRIRYTD
- a CDS encoding ABC transporter ATP-binding protein, with protein sequence MQAEEAVLDVKNLQTVFFTNSGLFKAVDDVSFSVRRGETLAIVGESGCGKSVTALSVMRLVPDPPGRIVGGSVTLEGTDLLDLDDAAMRAIRGNRISMIFQEPMTSLNPVMRIGDQITEAVRLHRNTTRKEAWAKAVEMLRLVRIPEPERRATEYPHQLSGGMRQRAMIAMALACRPALLIADEPTTALDVTIQAQILALIVELQKELGTGLLLITHDLGVVAQTAQRVIVMYAGKKVEEATVEALFENPKHPYTRGLMASMPAVIALGSKNDARLVEIPGMVPSLTNLPAGCAFAPRCALAIDRCRAEYPPLQDWGDNHFAACWRAAETAVPL
- a CDS encoding 3-keto-5-aminohexanoate cleavage protein, with protein sequence MSRKVIITCAVTGAIHTPSMSKALPVTPQEIADAAVDAAEAGAAIVHLHARNPKTGQPDQSPEAFAPFLKIIKQRSNCVINLTTGGAPTMTVDERVRPAAVYKPEVASLNMGSMNFAFFGMLNRFKKFEHDWELKHLQNKDIVFRNTFQDIEYVLKTLSETGTRFEFECYDTAHLYNLNYFLEQGMVKPPLFVQTVFGLQGGTGAHPEDVLHMKRTADRLFGDKMVWSVLGAGRNQLPIAAMAAAMGGNIRVGLEDSLWAAPGRMAASNAEQVALARKIIEGLGLEVATPDEAREILDLKGGDKLEV
- a CDS encoding ABC transporter permease gives rise to the protein MAVINYDSELRRAGAHATHGWRRLAFLGQRYLLGTIGLFIMLTFVWVAAAADLICRFDPLSVDSAHRLAAPSAQHWLGTDSFGRDVWSRIVHGARISLAVGIGSTALGSSIGVLVGLVSGYLSGWVDLVFQRVTDILQALPLLVLALVMTAALGPSLPNVILAIAIPLIPTVSRVIRANTLALRELPFVEAAKSIGMSETRIAIRHVLPNTLAPLIVLATAQLGSTILTEASLSFLGLGIPEPYPSWGRMLSESAAEYVRTAPWLVIFPGIAISLAVFGTNLFGDALRDILDPRQRG